GGCGACAAGTGGGTCAGCCTGGTGCTCAAGGAGCTGGGCGAGGGGCCCTGCCGGTCCGGCGAGCTGAGCCGGACGCTGGCGGGCGTGAGCCGGAAGATGCTCACCCAGACGCTGCGCGGCCTCGAGCGCGACGGGTTGGTGGCCCGGACGACGACCGGCGGAGCGCCCTCTCAGGTCGAGTACCGCCTGACACCGCTCGGCCGCGGGTTGCGCGAAGCCATGCTCGTGGTGGTCGGCTGGGCAGAGGCCCACATCGGGGAGGTGGACGCCGCCCGGGCGGCTTACGACGGGAATTGCTGAAAGTTGGCATCCCACTTTCGGTGTGGAGCCGATTGCTTCGGGTAGGGGCGAGCGGAATCGCCTTGTCCGGGCAGGGCCTGATCCCAGGGAGCGGAACCGTGGGTCTCGTCTGGCACCGACCATTGACGTCCGAAGACGTCGCGACCGCCTATCGGTTGCTCGAGTTACACCAGCCGATCAAGCCTTACCGAGGCGAGGCGGTCTGCGGCAACGCCGGCCACTGGACCTCGCCCCCGGCGTGGCCCTGCACGCGTGCGCGGTGGGCACACGAGGTGCTGGCCGCGGCCGAGCGCGGCGAGATACCGGACGATCTGCGAGCACCGGCATGAACCGACCGCCGGACGCCCCGGCCCAGGAGACTCCCGATTTGGGGCTGACCGCAGGCGACATCGTCGCGCTCGTCGCCCAGCAGATCGAGATCCGTGGCGCCCGGCCCACGCTGACCAGCGAGTCGAAGGAAGCCGCCGAGCGCGCCGCTGGGCAGTTGCTGGACTCCCTCGGCGGCTGGGATGCCGCGCAGTCACCGGCCGTCGTCGCCCACGCCAACGGCGCGGAACACCCCCCGCCGCCTCCCCCGGGCTAACCCTCCGAGCAGCTTCTTCAACCTATCGGTTGACAACACCACGGACGCTCCTTCTTGTTCAACCAGCTGGTTGAACAAGAAGGAGCGTCCGTGGCGGCCGATCCGCTCTCCCGCGTCTTCTCGGCGCTCGCCGACCCGACCCGACGCGACATCGTGGCCCGGCTCGCCGTCGGCGACGCGACCGTCAACGAACTCGCGGCGCCGTACGAGGTGAGCGTTCAGGCGGTCTCCAAGCACCTCAAGGTGCTGGAGGACGCCGGACTGGTGAGCCGGAGCCGGGAGGCACAACGCCGCCCGGTGCACCTGGAAGCGGAGGTGTTCGACCTGATGACTGCGTGGATCGAGCGATATCGGCGACAGGCTGAGGCCCGGTACCGCCGCCTGGACGAGGTCCTGCGGGACCTGCCCGACGAACCGCCCCGACCCGATCACCCCCAAGGAGGCAGCCATGCCCACCCACACCCGTGAGACGGAGATCGTCGCCGACCCGACCGTCCCGCTGATCCGGATGACCCGGGAGTTCGACGCTCCGCCGGAGAAGGTCTTCCGCGCCCACGTCGATCCCGATCTGCTCGTGCAGTGGCTCGGCCCGGCGAAGAACGAGATGGTGATCGATCACTTCGACTGCCGAACCGGCGGCTCGTACCGCTACCTGCACGTGGACGGCGATGCCCAGTACGGGTTCCACGGGAGCTTCCACGAGGTGCGCCCGTTCGAGCTGATCATCCAGACGTTCACGTTCGAAGGGGCGGGCGACGGCGTCTCGCTGGAGAAGGTCGTGTTCGAAGACCTCGGCGACGGCCGGACCCGCCTGGTGTCCACGGCGATGGTCGACAGCTTCGAGGAGCGGGACGCCTGGCTGGTCAACGGCATGCAGGAAGGCGTCCGCGAGGGTTACCAGCGGCTGGACACCCTGCTGGCGAGCTGACCGTGATCGAGCGGTGCCGCGATCGCTACGGTCGCGGCACCGTTGTGACGGCTGGGCGCTTTCGACCGGAATAGGAACGCCGTTTCTGGGCAGAGACGCCGACATGACTACGACACACAGCGCGGTGGTCGGGGCTCCCGACGAGACCCGGCGCGACGAGGCTCTGATTCAGCTCGGGCAGGCGCTCAAGGCCCTGGGTTACATGTTCACGACCGTCACCCCGGTCACCCACGAGCGGGTCAACCGGCGTCCGGACAACGCCTGGGCGCACGACCTGCGCGGCGCTCTCGGCTGGAGCCGCCCGTTCCGGCCGGACACGCTCCCGCCGTCGATCGTCGAGGCGATGGACGCCGCCGGCGTGCTGCACCGCGACGGTGACACCTGGCGCAGCCTCGTGCGGTTCTCCAGCTACGACGACGAGCTGTTCGTGCACTCGGCGTTTCCGACCAGCGCACCGGACGCGGTGTTCTTCGGGCCGGACACCTATCGGATGGCCGACGCCGCGGCGGCACACGTCGAGTCATGGCGGGGCCGACCGATCCGCCGTGCGGTGGACATCGGCTGCGGCACCGGCGCCGGGGCCATCGCGGTCGCCAAGCGAGCCCCGGACGCCGAGGTGCTGGCCGTCGACATCAACGAGAACGCGCTGCGGTACGCCGAGGTCAACGTCGCGCTGGCCGGCACGGACGGCGTCCACCCGTGCCGCAGCAACCTGCTGCACGACGTCAGCGGGTCCTTCGACTTGATCATCTCCAACCCGCCGTTCATGGTCGACCCGGCCGGGCGCGCGTACCGCGACGGCGGCGGGCCCGGCGGGCACGCGCTCTCGCTCGACATCATCGACGTGGCCGCCGAGCGGCTGGAACCCGGTGGTTCGCTGGTTCTGTTCAGTGGTGTCGGCATCGTCGACGGGCGTGACTCGCTCCGCGCCGCCGCCGCGGAACGACTGGCTGGTACCGACCTCACCTGGACCTACCGCGAGGTCGACCCGGACGTCTACGACGAAGAGCTGGACGGCGACGCGTACGGGAACGCCGAGCGGATCGCGGTCGTG
Above is a genomic segment from Cryptosporangium minutisporangium containing:
- a CDS encoding SRPBCC family protein → MPTHTRETEIVADPTVPLIRMTREFDAPPEKVFRAHVDPDLLVQWLGPAKNEMVIDHFDCRTGGSYRYLHVDGDAQYGFHGSFHEVRPFELIIQTFTFEGAGDGVSLEKVVFEDLGDGRTRLVSTAMVDSFEERDAWLVNGMQEGVREGYQRLDTLLAS
- a CDS encoding metalloregulator ArsR/SmtB family transcription factor, which produces MAADPLSRVFSALADPTRRDIVARLAVGDATVNELAAPYEVSVQAVSKHLKVLEDAGLVSRSREAQRRPVHLEAEVFDLMTAWIERYRRQAEARYRRLDEVLRDLPDEPPRPDHPQGGSHAHPHP
- a CDS encoding class I SAM-dependent methyltransferase — translated: MTTTHSAVVGAPDETRRDEALIQLGQALKALGYMFTTVTPVTHERVNRRPDNAWAHDLRGALGWSRPFRPDTLPPSIVEAMDAAGVLHRDGDTWRSLVRFSSYDDELFVHSAFPTSAPDAVFFGPDTYRMADAAAAHVESWRGRPIRRAVDIGCGTGAGAIAVAKRAPDAEVLAVDINENALRYAEVNVALAGTDGVHPCRSNLLHDVSGSFDLIISNPPFMVDPAGRAYRDGGGPGGHALSLDIIDVAAERLEPGGSLVLFSGVGIVDGRDSLRAAAAERLAGTDLTWTYREVDPDVYDEELDGDAYGNAERIAVVLLTAVRAE
- a CDS encoding helix-turn-helix domain-containing protein, coding for MTPEAYLTAVGACPGHRVLDRLGDKWVSLVLKELGEGPCRSGELSRTLAGVSRKMLTQTLRGLERDGLVARTTTGGAPSQVEYRLTPLGRGLREAMLVVVGWAEAHIGEVDAARAAYDGNC